DNA from Sinorhizobium numidicum:
GCTTGTTGTTCTGGCAAGCAAGGTTTGGATCGAACGCGGGTCCTTCAATCTGCCAAGTCCCGTGTCGTTGACCAGCAGCATCATTTTGCCGCCCCCCTGAAACGTTAAAGCCACGCTTGCGACATTGTCCGTCACCTTTGTCCGTTCAGCGACAAAGGCTTGTCTCCTCAGCCGCGCGTTTTTTAGTCTAAACATTTGGAACAAAAAGCATATTGGCTCTTGTTAGGTTCGCTCAAGCGACTTGGCACGACTTTTGAAGTCCATTTTGCGAGGCGGCGCAAGCTGCCGGCGGCATTCGTGGCGCGGGCAACCGCGATGGTTCAAACAAACGAAGGAAAGCAACATGGCAGGTCTGCGTCAAATCGCGTTCTATGGGAAGGGGGGTATCGGAAAGTCCACCACCTCTCAAAATACGCTCGCCGCCCTTGTCGACCTCGGGCAAAAGATTCTCATCGTCGGCTGCGACCCTAAGGCGGATTCCACGCGCCTTATCCTCAACGCGAAGGCGCAGGACACGGTACTGCATCTCGCCGCGACGGAAGGTTCGGTTGAAGACCTCGAGGTCGAGGATGTGCTGAAGGTCGGCTACAGAGGCATAAAATGCGTCGAGTCCGGCGGCCCGGAGCCTGGCGTCGGCTGCGCCGGGCGCGGCGTCATCACCTCGATCAACTTCCTGGAAGAAAACGGCGCCTATGACGATGTCGACTACGTCTCCTACGACGTGCTCGGCGACGTGGTGTGCGGCGGCTTCGCGATGCCGATCCGTGAAAACAAGGCCCAGGAAATCTACATCGTCATGTCCGGTGAGATGATGGCACTTTATGCCGCCAACAACATCGCCAGGGGCATCCTGAAATATGCCACCGCCGGCAGCGTCCGTCTGGGCGGGCTGATTTGTAACGAGCGTCAGACCGACCGCGAGCTCGACCTCGCCGAAGCGCTGGCTGCCAAGCTGAATTCCAAGCTCATCCACTTCGTGCCACGCGACAACATCGTCCAGCATGCCGAGCTCAGGAAGATGACGGTCATCCAGTATGCGCCGGACTCCAAACAGGCCGGGGAATATCGCGCGTTGGCTGAAAAGATCCATGCCAATTCGGGCCAAGGCACAGTCCCCACACCGATCACCATGGAGGAACTGGAGGACATGCTGCTCGACTTCGGGATCATGAAGAGCGACGAGCAGATGCTTGCCGAACTCCAGGCCAAGGAAGCGAGGATGCCAGCAGCCCAGTAGACGCCGCAGCACGCAAGGGGCGCGGACCCTGATACGGCGCGCCATTCTAAGAACGACGTCCAGTTGGTGAGGCATCACCCGAACCTTGAAGGGACAGGCCCAATGAGCCTCGACTACGAGAATGACAGTGCTCTGCATGAGAAGCTTATCGAGAAAGTGCTGTCGCAGTATCCAGACAAGGCGGCGAAGCGCCGCAAAAAGCACCTTAGTGTCGCAACGGACAAGGAGGTGGCCGGCGAGGAAGGACAGGTGGTTTCCGAATGCGACGTAAAGTCGAATATTAAGTCCATTCCAGGCGTGA
Protein-coding regions in this window:
- the nifH gene encoding nitrogenase iron protein, translated to MAGLRQIAFYGKGGIGKSTTSQNTLAALVDLGQKILIVGCDPKADSTRLILNAKAQDTVLHLAATEGSVEDLEVEDVLKVGYRGIKCVESGGPEPGVGCAGRGVITSINFLEENGAYDDVDYVSYDVLGDVVCGGFAMPIRENKAQEIYIVMSGEMMALYAANNIARGILKYATAGSVRLGGLICNERQTDRELDLAEALAAKLNSKLIHFVPRDNIVQHAELRKMTVIQYAPDSKQAGEYRALAEKIHANSGQGTVPTPITMEELEDMLLDFGIMKSDEQMLAELQAKEARMPAAQ